CCCTGGCGAACGTCTTGCTGCCCGCGTGGATCAAGCAGTACGGCGGAGCGCACATCGTCGCTATGACCACCGTGTACTCGGTGTCGCTATCGCTTTCGGCGGCCGCCGGCCCGCTGAGTGCTCTCGTCACCGACACGTGGCAGGGCGCCCTCGCGCTGTGGGCCGTCTCCGCGCTGGTGCAGGCCGTCGTGTGGCTTGTGGTGTGGGGCAAGGTGGGCGTCGATAAGCCTTCCGGCGACGAGGCACAGGCCGGCGGGGGAGCGGGAATCTACCGCTCGCCCACGGCGGTCGCGCTCATGTTCTTTTTCGGGCTGCAGTCGATGACCGCCTACATCCAGATGGGGTGGCTGCCCACCATCCTCGGCACCGTGGGTGTGCCCGCCGAGACGGGAGCGCTGGGGCTGTCCCTGATCGGGCTGATCGGCGCGCTCGGCGGCCTCGTGCTGCCCACGGTGATTTCGCGGGCAAGGACCCTGACCCCGCTCGTCCTGCTGTTCGGCGTGCTCACGGCGGCGGGCTACGCGGGGATCCTCCTCGCCCCGGCGGCCGCCCCGATCGCGTGGAGCGCTCTGCTGGGTTTCGGAGGCTGGTGCTTCCCGCTGGCCATCGCGCTCATGCCCGCGAGGACGCGCACCGCGCTGGGCACGGCGCGCCTGGCTGGGTTCGTCCAGCCCATCGGCTACATCCTCGCGGCGATTGGCCCGCTGCTCGTCGGCGTCGGCTACGACGCGGCGGGCTCGTTCACACCGATCCTCATCGCGCTCATCGTCCTCGCCCTTTTGATGGGCGGTCTCGGCGTGATCGGGGCGCGGAAGGTCTACATCGAAGACGAGCTGGCGGGGCGGTCGTAGGCGTCTGGCGATGATTCGGGCAAAGGGCCGTCGGGATACCGACGGCCCTTTGTGTTTCTTCATGCAAAGTTTACACAGTGTGGACGGACCGTTCATCTAGAAAAGATAGCGTGAACGCATCGTCCATAATTGAGGGAGATCGTGGCAGTGACTCGCAGTGTGGTTTTCGACTTCGATGGAACGCTCGCTATCGGGCACGGGCCAGTTTTGGCCTACGCCAAAGCTGTGGCCCCGTCGGCCGGAGAAGCTTTCGTTTCCCGAGTCGAAGAGGCGCTGCGAGCATTCGACGCGGGGAGCCCCATGTACCGTGATGGTTACCACATCGTGGGGGAACTGGCCGCGCAGGACGGGGTCTCTTCTTGGACGATGCAGCAGGCCTACCAGACCAGCCGAGAAATCTTGGGTACAGCGAAAGCTCCAGTGAAGGCTCCAGATGAAGTTGTGCCTTTACTTGAGGGGCTGAGCCAGCACGCTCATGTGCACCTTGCCACGAACGCGCCCCGCGTAGGAGTCGAGCGAGTTCTTGACTCCTGGGGTGTGTACCACTGCTTTGACCAGCTCCACTTCAACGTTGGTAAGCCGGACGGGCTCTACCCCATCCTGCGGCAATTGCTGAAGAACGGCCCAGTTTTGGCGGTGGGAGACATCATCGAGTTCGACCTACAGCCCGCCTTCGATCTGGGTGCGGATACTGCACTCGTTGGGGCGACAGCAACAGGGACGAACGCCGAGGTGACGATGCGCGGGGCAACGCTTACTGATCTTCGCGGCGAGCTGTGCGCGTGGGTCTCGCAATCACCCACCCTGACACCACCTCATTCACCATCTCACCCGACACCTAGTCCGAAAGGTATTTCTCATGCGTAATTCTGCACTTGCGCTCGGTACTCTGACTGCTACCGCAGTGCTTTGCTTGACGGGTTGTTCCTCTGATCAGGACAGCGGCTCCGACGAGGCATCGAACTGGCCCGATTCCATCACGGTCTCTCTTGTTCCATCGACTGAAGGCGAGGACCTCGCGGAGGCGCTCGAGCCGCTGACGAACTACTTGTCCGAGAACCTCGGCATCGAGGTCAACGGTGTTGTGGCGAACGACTACGCTGCGACTGTTGAGGCGATCGGGGCAAACCAAGCACAGGTCGCTATCACAGACGCGGGCTCCCTGTACAACGCCATGACGCAGCACAACGCTGAGCTCATCCTGCGTGACGTTCGCTTTGGAGCGACCTCCTACGCATCGGTGGCCTTCACCAATGACCCGGACAAGTACTGTGAGGAAGAACCGGTGATGGCTACGTACGAGGCCGAGGACACTGAGTTCGCGTATTGCAACGGTATCGAGAACGCGGGAGCCACGGCGACAGGCCAGGGGCCAGCGGCAACCGGCGCGTTTGACAACCTCGAGCCGGGCACGGCAGTTGCATTCCAAGCGGCAACGTCCCCGGCGGGCTACCAGTACCCGATCGTTGCACTTGAGGATGAGGACGTTGACGTTGATTCCCTCTCCCAGGTCCCAGTGCAAGGAAATAACAACGCCATGCTCGCAGTTCTCAGGGGCGACGCTGAGGTCGGGTTTGGTTTCTGGGATGCCCGCTCGTCCATCCTCGCCGAGGCCCCCGAGGCAGCAACCGAACTGGTTGCTTTCGCCTACACCGAGATGATCCCCAACGGTGGAGTCGTGGTCACCGAGGACCTTCCGGAGGACCTCAAGACCCAGCTCGCTGACCTCATGGATTCCTACGCCGAGTCCTCGGACGAGGCCAAGCAGGTCATGCAGGACCTCGTCGGACTGACCGACTGGACGAAGGAAACGAACGAGGAAGAGATCGAACGCTACGGCGAGATCTACACCCGTTTCAGCTCCTAGAACACAAGGAACCGCCATGCTGCAGGATGATGTTGGCCACACCCGCGAGCCGTGGCCTATTGTGCTCGATAGCGTCTCCGTGACGTATCCGAACGGGACGCAAGCCCTGAAAGACGTCTCGCTTCGGATAGAACCTGGTGAGATGGTTGCCGTCGTGGGGCTTTCCGGCTCCGGCAAATCGACGCTGATTAGAACCATCAATGGTCTCGCCGAGCCGACCGCAGGACGGGTCAGCGTTGGCCCGCACGTCATCAGCGAACTCAAGGGCAAGCAACTACGCGAAGCACGCGGCCAGATCGGCATGATCTTCCAGCAATTTAATTTGGCGGAGCGTACCGATGTCTACCACAACGTGCTGGTCGGCACTTTCGCTCGTACGCCTTGGTGGCGTTCCCTCTTCGACATTCCGGCGGACGAGGACAAGGAGCTTGCGCTCCGCTGCTTAGATTCCGTCGGAATGCTCGAGAAAATATGGGCCCGCGCTGGTGCGCTATCCGGAGGGCAGAAGCAGCGTGTCGCCATCGCACGGGCTCTGACCCAGCAGCCCGCCGTCATGCTTGCCGACGAACCAGTGGCCTCCCTCGACCCGCCCACAGCTCACTCGGTGATGGCTGACCTAATGCGCATCAACCGGGAGCAAGGATTGACTGTGCTGGTTAATCTGCATGTCATTGATCTCGCCCGCCAGTACACAACGAGGGTGGTCGGTCTACGTCAGGGCGAGCTCGTCTACGATGGTCCGGCCGCCGACGCGACAGATGCTGACTTCGAGCAGATCTACGGGCGTAGCGTGCTGCCGGGTGATATGACGGGGAGGCGCTGATGACGCCTGCGCATATGCGGCCCACGCTGCCGGAGAAGCCTACGCAGCGTGTACGAACGGCTCTGATTGTCGTGGCCGTCGTCGGATTTACTGCTCTCACCATGACGCCGCGCATCGGCGGCATCGACGTCGACATTGCGTCGATAGCGAGGAACTGGCGCAATGGTGCCGACAAACTGCTGCAAATGCTCCAGCCGAACCTCGCCTTCGTCCCTAGGACAGTAGGACCGATGGTGGAGACATTACAAATGGCCATAGTCGGTGCGGTGCTTTCTGCTGTGATCTCGATTCCACTGACGTTGTGGGCCGCCACTCCGACGAATCCAAACAGTGTCGGGCGAGCCATTGTCCGCACCGTAATTAACGTCGTGCGTTCTGTACCAGATCTCGTCTACGCCTCGATCCTCGTGGCGATGGTCGGCGTTGGCGCACTGCCCGGCGTGATCACCCTTTTTCTCTTCAACATTGGCATCGTGGTCAAGCTTGTCTCCGAGGCGATCGACTCCGAAAATCACGGATACATTGAGGCTGGGCGCGCAGCGGGTGGTACCCAGTTTCAGATCAATCGCGCCATGGCCCTTCCGGAGGTCATGCCGTTGTTCATGAACCAGTGGCTGTACACGCTGGAGCTCAACGTCCGAGTCTCGGCAATCCTAGGGCTTGTCGGTGCAGGTGGAATCGGGCGCCTGCTCGAGGAGCGTCGCTCGTTCTTCGCGTACGAGGACGTGTCCATCATCATCCTAGAGATCCTCGCGGTCGTCGTGCTGGTGGAGATGCTGTCGAACTGGTTGCGAAAGAGGCTGATCTAAATGGACATGACGCTTCCCCGCACACCGAGGAAGACATACGAGACTGTGGTCTCGATCGTCATCGCGGTGGTCATTGTGGTGTCTTTCTCCTCTCTGCGCATCACGTGGAGCGACCTGCCCCAGGTCCCCGCCCAGGTGTGGGAGTACCTCACGCTGATGTTCAAGGACCCCGACACGTCGCGTTTATCACGGGCGCTGACAGAGATGTGGCGTTCCATTTCTATGGCGTGGATCGGCATGATCGGTACCGTCATTTTTGCGATTCCGCTTGGCATGCTGGCGGCTAGGGGAGTTGGCCCGGCATGGCTACGTGCAGCACTCCGAGGGCTGTTCGCTGTGATCCGCGCTTTCCCTGAAGCGGTGATTGCAATTATTTTGCTCACTGTGACCGGCCTGACTCCGTTCACTGGTGTGTTGGCGCTTGCGATCTCTGGCATCGGCCAGCAATCGAAGTGGGCATACGAGAGTATCGAGTCGCTGCCACCGGGCCCTGCTGAGGCCGTCCGCGCTGCTGGAGGTACGACGGCCGAGACGGTGCGTTGGGCGTTGTGGCCTCAAGCCGCTCCGGCGCTCATTTCCTTCGCGCTGTACCGTTTCGAGATCAACATCCGAACCTCCGCGGTACTGGGCATGGTGGGGGCTGGCGGCATAGGCGACATGCTGTCGAACTACACCAACTATCGTCAGTGGGACGTGGTAGGTATGACGCTCATCGTCATCATCATCGCCACGATGGTTGTCGACGTGATTTCCGGCGCCATTCGCAACCGCATCATGAGAGGAGCCACCGTTCGTGCCAGTGTCCCCGAGACCGGGAGCGATTCCGAGCGTGAGGATCGCCGCCGCGATGTCCTCGTTGCAGCCGAAGGAGCGCGCGGTCGCTGAAGCGATCGCGGCTGATCCGGCAGCAGCTGTCGAAATGACAGCACAGCAGTTAGCTGACCTCGTCGGTGTTAGCCGTGCGAGCGTCGTTCGCACCGCGCAGAGCCTGGGCTACGCTGGTTTCCCGCAACTACGTGTGGCGCTGGCGCAACAGGTCGTCGGCGCTCCCCCGGGGGGAATATCAGACGGCCATGAATCGCTGATCGACACCGTGCGGAGCAACGTTGCGGCTTTTTCTCGACGGTTGGACGATTCTTTTGCTGCGCTTGATGAAGAATCACTGTCGCGTGCCGTGCACCTGCTCGATGGTGCTGATCGGGTGCTGGTCGCTGCCAACGGTCTGTCCGCGCCGCTGGGTTTTGACCTCGCACAAAGGCTGATTTCCGCTGGTCGCCCGGCAGAATTTCACGCTGATACAATGACCCAGCGCATTGCGGCGCATTCTCTGGGCGACGGCTCCGTGTGTTTTGTTTTCTCGGGCTCGGGGGCGAATCGAGCGACTCTCGAGGTCGTATCTCAAGCGCGCGATAGCGGGGCGACGGTCATTGCCGCGACGTCGTTTGCGCCTTCGCCCGTGGCTGAGCTCGCGGATGTGATCCTCCTTGTCCCACCGGTTGACCCCTCGTTCCAAGCGGAGTTGCTCTACACGTCGCGAGCAGCCTTGATGGTGCTCACTGAGCAGCTGGTTGAAGCTCTTCACGCCGAACGCGGCGAGCGCAGCGCGCAGTGGCGCGCAACGGTGATGGCTCTCGTCGGCGAGTCTCTCGAAGGGTAGCACCCAACATCTACAAAAACTGCCCGACAAACGTCGTGAGCTTGCCGGTCTCCTCGTCGTCGAAGCGCGTGTGGACGACGACGAGCGGAGCGGTGTACTTGTCGCCGCGGACGACGACGAGGTCGGTGCCGTAGTCGTCGGACAGCATGGCCCACCGAAAGCCGTGCTCGCGCACGAGGGCCTCGCCGAGCGCGGTGCCGAAGACGCGGGCGGTCTCCCCGCGCGGGTAGGCGCGCTTGAGGTCGTCGTCAAGCTGCAGGTAGGAAGCGAGCTCCTCTTCGAAGGAGGCGACGATGGCGTCGACGCTGCCGTTGACGCCGCGGCCCGCGGCCTCGGCGAGGTCGGCCGCAAGCTGGCGGCGGGTAGCGGAAGTGAGATCTGTGTATGCCATAGGGTTGATCCTATGAGCAAGAAATCGCGCCCCACACCCGTCCCCGCGCCAAAGGTCGCGGGGCTTATCGACGCTCACACCCACCTCGCCTCCACAGGCCCCGACGCCGACGAGCTGGTGGCGCGCGCCCTGCAGGCCGGCGTGGAGCGTGTGTGTACCGTCGGCGACGGGCTGGAGGAGGCGGAGGCGGCGCTCGCCGCGGCGCAGTCGAACCCGCGTATTTTCGCTGCCTGCGCGATCCACCCGACGCGCGCCCACGAGCTCGACGAGGCGGCGCGCGCCCGGCTGCGGGAGATGGCGCACGATCCGCGCTGTGTGGCGGTGGGGGAGACGGGCATAGACACGTACTGGATCTCGCACGACCCCGGCTCGACAGCGCCGCTCGACGTGCAGGAGGAGGCGTTGCGCTGGCATATCGAGCTCGCGGTGGACAGCGGCAGGGCGTTGATGATCCACAACCGCGAGGGCGACGAGGATCTGCTGCGTATCCTGGCTGATTCTCCGCGCCCGCGCGAGGTGATGCTGCACTGCTTTTCCTCTCCGCTGGAGGTCGCCCGGGAGGCGATCGAGCGCGGGTACGTGCTCTCCTTCGCGGGAAACGTGACGTTCAAGCGCAACGCGCAGCTGCGCGAGGCCGCGGCGCTGGCCCCTGCGGGGCAGGTGCTCATTGAGACGGACGCGCCGTACATGACCCCGGAGCCGTACCGGGGGGCGCGCAACGAGCCGGCGCTGATCGGGCACACAGCGCGGGTGGTGGCGGAGGCGCGCGGGGTGGGCGTCGAGAAGCTAGCGGGCGAGGTTGCTGCGACCTTTGACCGCGTTTTCGGCCTCTAAAAAGTGGCCGGTGGGGCCGATGTGAATGGTGATACCTTGCCGTCCGGGCGTTCTTGCGTGAGGCCCATCGTTATCGTATTGTTACGACTTGTTGTTACCGCCGCACCCGACACAGACCTGAGGAACCTTCGTATATGTCTGCCAAGCGAATCAACACCCGCACCACCGCGACCCGCCGCGTCGTCGCCGGCAGCGTCGCGGGCGCAGTGATCGTCGGAGGAGGGGCCACGGCCGTCGCCGCGCAGAAGGCGGTCACCGTGGACGTCAACGGCGAGGCCTCCCACGTGCGCACGTACGCGGGCGATGTCGACGGCGTGCTCCGGGCGGCGGGGGTGAGCCTTGGCGCCGCGGACCTCGTCTCCCCTGCGCCGGGGGAGAAAATCGCCAGCGGCGACACCGTGACCGTGGTTACCGCCAAGCCGGTTGCCCTCGTCGTCGACGGCGCCGAGCAGCAGCTGACCTCGACCGCGGCGACCGTCGCGGACCTGATCGGAGAGGCCGGGATGAACGCGGCCGTCGCCACCGACGTCGACCCGGGCCAGCCGGTCACCGACGGCATGACCATCGACGTCACCACCCCGAAGATCGTCTCCGTCAACGACGGCGGAGAGGTCGTCTACACCTCCGCCGCGAAAAAGACCGTGGGCGAGCTGCTGGCCGCGCGTGGGATCGCGGTCGACTCGAACGACCGCGTCAGCGTGGCCCTCGACGCCCCGGTCGAGGAGAACATGGAGATCCGCATCGACCGCGTCGAGGTGGCCCAGACCGTGGAGACAGTCCAATTCGACGCCCCCGCCAACTACGTCGACGACCAGAACCTCGCGGCCGGGGAAGAAGAGGTGCGCGAGCCGGGTGAGAAGGGCGAGAAGACCATCACCTACCGCACCGTCACCGTCAACGGCCAGGTGGAGTCGACCGGCGAGGCCCAGGAGAAGGAGACCCGCGCGGCGAAGCCGGCGACGATCGCCCGTGGGACTAAGCCGACCGTGACGGCTACCGCCGGCGCCGGGACCGCCACCGCCGGCCCCGCGGCCCCCGCCGTGGCCGACGGCTCGGTCTGGGACGCCATCGCGGCGTGCGAGTCCGGCGGCGACTGGTCCATCAACACCGGTAACGGCTACCACGGTGGCCTGCAGTTCAACCCGTCCACCTGGGCGGCCTACGGCGGCACTGCCTACGCCCCGACGGCGGACCAGGCCACCCGCGAGCAGCAGATCGCCATCGCCGAGAAGACCCAGGCCGCGCAGGGCTGGGGCGCGTGGCCCGCCTGCACCGCCAAGCTCGGCCTGCGCTAGAGGGCGCGGGGGCGCTGCTACCCTAGACCACCATGACGGAAGCCCACTTGCTGGGCCCGGCGGAGATCCGGGAGCTGGCGCAGGAACTGGACGTGGTGCCGACGAAAAAGCTCGGCCAGAACTTCGTCCACGACCCCAACACAGTGCGCCGCATCGTCGCGGCAGCGGGCCTCGAACCCTCAGACGTCGTCGTCGAGGTCGGACCGGGCCTGGGCTCCCTCACGCTCGGCCTCATCGACACGGCCCGCCGTGTCGTCGCCCTCGAGATCGACCCGCGCCTGGCGGGTCGGCTCGCGCAGACGGTGCAGCAACGCGCCCCCTACCACGCCGAGCGCCTCAGCGTGATGAACACAGACGCTCTGCGCGTCACGCGCGCCGACCTCGACGTCGAGCCGACCGCCCTGGTGGCCAACCTGCCGTACAACGTCTCGGTGCCGGTGCTGCTGCA
This is a stretch of genomic DNA from Corynebacterium auris. It encodes these proteins:
- a CDS encoding MurR/RpiR family transcriptional regulator yields the protein MSSLQPKERAVAEAIAADPAAAVEMTAQQLADLVGVSRASVVRTAQSLGYAGFPQLRVALAQQVVGAPPGGISDGHESLIDTVRSNVAAFSRRLDDSFAALDEESLSRAVHLLDGADRVLVAANGLSAPLGFDLAQRLISAGRPAEFHADTMTQRIAAHSLGDGSVCFVFSGSGANRATLEVVSQARDSGATVIAATSFAPSPVAELADVILLVPPVDPSFQAELLYTSRAALMVLTEQLVEALHAERGERSAQWRATVMALVGESLEG
- a CDS encoding TatD family hydrolase encodes the protein MSKKSRPTPVPAPKVAGLIDAHTHLASTGPDADELVARALQAGVERVCTVGDGLEEAEAALAAAQSNPRIFAACAIHPTRAHELDEAARARLREMAHDPRCVAVGETGIDTYWISHDPGSTAPLDVQEEALRWHIELAVDSGRALMIHNREGDEDLLRILADSPRPREVMLHCFSSPLEVAREAIERGYVLSFAGNVTFKRNAQLREAAALAPAGQVLIETDAPYMTPEPYRGARNEPALIGHTARVVAEARGVGVEKLAGEVAATFDRVFGL
- the phnD gene encoding phosphate/phosphite/phosphonate ABC transporter substrate-binding protein; translated protein: MRNSALALGTLTATAVLCLTGCSSDQDSGSDEASNWPDSITVSLVPSTEGEDLAEALEPLTNYLSENLGIEVNGVVANDYAATVEAIGANQAQVAITDAGSLYNAMTQHNAELILRDVRFGATSYASVAFTNDPDKYCEEEPVMATYEAEDTEFAYCNGIENAGATATGQGPAATGAFDNLEPGTAVAFQAATSPAGYQYPIVALEDEDVDVDSLSQVPVQGNNNAMLAVLRGDAEVGFGFWDARSSILAEAPEAATELVAFAYTEMIPNGGVVVTEDLPEDLKTQLADLMDSYAESSDEAKQVMQDLVGLTDWTKETNEEEIERYGEIYTRFSS
- a CDS encoding DUF3806 domain-containing protein, whose product is MAYTDLTSATRRQLAADLAEAAGRGVNGSVDAIVASFEEELASYLQLDDDLKRAYPRGETARVFGTALGEALVREHGFRWAMLSDDYGTDLVVVRGDKYTAPLVVVHTRFDDEETGKLTTFVGQFL
- a CDS encoding resuscitation-promoting factor, translated to MSAKRINTRTTATRRVVAGSVAGAVIVGGGATAVAAQKAVTVDVNGEASHVRTYAGDVDGVLRAAGVSLGAADLVSPAPGEKIASGDTVTVVTAKPVALVVDGAEQQLTSTAATVADLIGEAGMNAAVATDVDPGQPVTDGMTIDVTTPKIVSVNDGGEVVYTSAAKKTVGELLAARGIAVDSNDRVSVALDAPVEENMEIRIDRVEVAQTVETVQFDAPANYVDDQNLAAGEEEVREPGEKGEKTITYRTVTVNGQVESTGEAQEKETRAAKPATIARGTKPTVTATAGAGTATAGPAAPAVADGSVWDAIAACESGGDWSINTGNGYHGGLQFNPSTWAAYGGTAYAPTADQATREQQIAIAEKTQAAQGWGAWPACTAKLGLR
- the phnC gene encoding phosphonate ABC transporter ATP-binding protein, which translates into the protein MLQDDVGHTREPWPIVLDSVSVTYPNGTQALKDVSLRIEPGEMVAVVGLSGSGKSTLIRTINGLAEPTAGRVSVGPHVISELKGKQLREARGQIGMIFQQFNLAERTDVYHNVLVGTFARTPWWRSLFDIPADEDKELALRCLDSVGMLEKIWARAGALSGGQKQRVAIARALTQQPAVMLADEPVASLDPPTAHSVMADLMRINREQGLTVLVNLHVIDLARQYTTRVVGLRQGELVYDGPAADATDADFEQIYGRSVLPGDMTGRR
- the phnE gene encoding phosphonate ABC transporter, permease protein PhnE, which encodes MTPRIGGIDVDIASIARNWRNGADKLLQMLQPNLAFVPRTVGPMVETLQMAIVGAVLSAVISIPLTLWAATPTNPNSVGRAIVRTVINVVRSVPDLVYASILVAMVGVGALPGVITLFLFNIGIVVKLVSEAIDSENHGYIEAGRAAGGTQFQINRAMALPEVMPLFMNQWLYTLELNVRVSAILGLVGAGGIGRLLEERRSFFAYEDVSIIILEILAVVVLVEMLSNWLRKRLI
- a CDS encoding MFS transporter, whose product is MIRPVLAFVAVLTAALNLRAGMASVGAVLDEVIADYGAPASLGGVITALPGLMFCIVGLTAVPLARRVGLSPTLAGAAILSTLGLALRPFAPHIALFILSTVAVAGGIALANVLLPAWIKQYGGAHIVAMTTVYSVSLSLSAAAGPLSALVTDTWQGALALWAVSALVQAVVWLVVWGKVGVDKPSGDEAQAGGGAGIYRSPTAVALMFFFGLQSMTAYIQMGWLPTILGTVGVPAETGALGLSLIGLIGALGGLVLPTVISRARTLTPLVLLFGVLTAAGYAGILLAPAAAPIAWSALLGFGGWCFPLAIALMPARTRTALGTARLAGFVQPIGYILAAIGPLLVGVGYDAAGSFTPILIALIVLALLMGGLGVIGARKVYIEDELAGRS
- the phnE gene encoding phosphonate ABC transporter, permease protein PhnE, coding for MDMTLPRTPRKTYETVVSIVIAVVIVVSFSSLRITWSDLPQVPAQVWEYLTLMFKDPDTSRLSRALTEMWRSISMAWIGMIGTVIFAIPLGMLAARGVGPAWLRAALRGLFAVIRAFPEAVIAIILLTVTGLTPFTGVLALAISGIGQQSKWAYESIESLPPGPAEAVRAAGGTTAETVRWALWPQAAPALISFALYRFEINIRTSAVLGMVGAGGIGDMLSNYTNYRQWDVVGMTLIVIIIATMVVDVISGAIRNRIMRGATVRASVPETGSDSEREDRRRDVLVAAEGARGR
- a CDS encoding HAD family hydrolase; the protein is MAVTRSVVFDFDGTLAIGHGPVLAYAKAVAPSAGEAFVSRVEEALRAFDAGSPMYRDGYHIVGELAAQDGVSSWTMQQAYQTSREILGTAKAPVKAPDEVVPLLEGLSQHAHVHLATNAPRVGVERVLDSWGVYHCFDQLHFNVGKPDGLYPILRQLLKNGPVLAVGDIIEFDLQPAFDLGADTALVGATATGTNAEVTMRGATLTDLRGELCAWVSQSPTLTPPHSPSHPTPSPKGISHA